In Candidatus Effluviviaceae Genus V sp., the genomic window TCGGGGCCGGGCTCGAGGCCATCGGCCTGGCCGCGTTCGGCCGTTACCTCGGACGGGCGGCGCGCGAGCCGGGGAAGCGATGGAGGCTCGTTGTCACGATCGGCGGGATCGTCGTCGCCGTCTGGTGTCTTTCCGGTATCTACTTCATCGGCCCCGGGAGGGTCGGCGTCGTGACGCGGTGGGGGAGGGCGCTCCCCGAGTCGGTCGAGCCCGGGGCGCATCTCAAGGCTCCGTGGCCGGTCGACCGCGTCACCCGCGTCGAGCTCCGGAAGCCCCGGCGCGTCGAGGTCGGCTTCCGGACGCGTGAGAATCCCCGCGAGGTCTCCGAGGTCGCGGCCGAGTTCTACGCCACGCTCTGGGAGAGCCGCCACGCGGCCGGCACCTATGAGAAGGTCCCCGAGGAGGCTCTCCGGCTGACGGGCGACGAGAACATCGTGGACCTGAACGCGGTCGTCTTCTACCGTGTCGCGGATGCCAGGGCGTTCCTCTACTCCGTCGCGTCGACCGACGACCTTGTCCGGTACGCGACGGAGTCCGTCATCACCCACATCGTCGGACGCCTCCCCCTCGAGGAGGTCCTGACGATGCGGCGGAGCTCCCTCGAGGAAGAGGTGGCGACCGAGGTCCAGCGTTTCCTCGACCGCGAGGGCGCCGGCGTCCGGATCGTCTCGACGAGGCTCCAGGACATGCACCCACCCCTCGAGGTGGTCCCCTCGTTCCGCGACATCTCGAGCGCTCGCGAAGACAAGAACAAGACGATCAACGAGGCGCACGCCTACGCCAACCAGCTCGTGCCGCGCGCGAGGGGCGAGGCCGAGAAGCTTATCCGCGAGGCCGAGGCGTATCGCCTCGAGCGTGTCGAGAAGGCCAAGGGCGACGCCGACCGCATCATCGCGATGGCGGAGGCGTACAGGAACGGCAGAGACGTGACGCGGACTCGGCTCTATCTCGAAACGATGGAGGAGATCCTCGCAGGCATCGAGAAGTTCTTCGTGAGCGAAGACGTGGAACTCCGCGGCTACGACATCCGCGTCTTCGACAAGGGGCTCGCGAACGAGGCGACGATCAGCGAGTAGCCCTGCTCGACCGCCGCGGACACGCCGAACGCAGGAAGCGCACGAACGGAGACCTGACATGAAACGACAACACTACGTCCTGATCGCCGTCCTCGTGCTGGCGGCGCTCTTTGTGAGGTCGGCGATCTTCGTGGTCGACGAGACGCGGACAGCGATCGTGACGCAGTTCGGGAGCCCCGTCGGCGTCGTCACGGAGTCCGGGCTCCACTGGAAAGTGCCGCAGCCGATCCAGGCGGTCAGGTTCTTCGACGACCGGCTTCTCGTCTACGATCCGAAGCCGACCGAGTTTCTGACGAACGACAAGAAGAACATCGTCGTCGATGCGTTCGTAGCGTGGCGCATCGAGGACCCGAGACGATTCCTCGAGACGGTTACCGACCGGGCGGGTGCGGAGGTGCGGATGGCCGACATCGTGGCGTCGGAGCTCGGCGCGGCTCTCGGCCGCTATCCTCTGAGGGCGCTCATCACGACCGACCCCGACTCGATGAGGATCGCAGAGATCATGTCGGTCGTGACCGAGCGCGTGCGTTCGTCCGCCTCCACCGGGTTCGGCATCGGTGTCGCCGAGGTCAGGACAAAGCGTCTTGCATTCCCCGAGCAGAACAAGCAGAGCGTCTTCGACCGCATGCGCGCGGAGCGCGAGCGGATCGCGAAACGCTACCGGTCGGAGGGTGAGGAGGAGGCCATCAAGATCCGCGCCGAGGCCGACAAGGAACGCCAGGAGATCATGGCCGAGGCGTACCGCCAGGCCGAGACGATCCGCGGCGAGGGCGACGCCGAGGCTATGGCCATCTACGCGAAGGCGTATGGCGCCGACCCGGAGTTCTACGAGTTCCTGAGGACGCTCGAGTCGTACAGGAGGATCGTCGACGGGAAGACGACCATCATCCTCTCGTCGGACTCCGACCTTCTCAAGCTCATGAACAGGAAGAGCGAGTAGGTCGCGCGCATTCTAAGGAGAACGGCTGGTCGAGATGACCGAGTGGACCGAAAGACCCCCGGGAGGGGGACCCGAGGATGAGCGGGGCACCGTCCGTGCCGATATGCGGGCCGGGCTGCCAAAGGTCGGCCGTCTGGCGCGGTGGCTCGTGCTGGCCGCGGTCGTGATGTACGTCCTCTCGGGTATCTACGTCGTCGAGCCCGACGAGCGCGGCGTCGTCAAGCGCTTCGGCCGCGTCATCGCCGACGACATCGTCCCGGGCATCCACTACCGCATCCCGTGGCCCGTCGACACGGTCGAGACGCCCCAGACGACCTCGATCAAGCGCATGAGCGTCGGATACAAGATCGTCGATCAGATTCGGGGTTTGAGGCCGGAGCCCCGCGAGGCGCAGTTCCTCACCGGCGACACGAACATCATCGAGGTCCAGCTTCTCATCCAGTACGTCCTTAAGGACCCGTCGAGCTTCCTCTACGACGTCGAGGAGCCGCACTGGCTGATCCGGAAGGTGGGGGAGTCGGTTCTGACGAAGGAGCTCGCGACGCACGGCGTCGACGAGGTGCTGACCGTCGCGAAGGTCGAGATCGCACAGTCGGTCAAGGCTCAGTCGCAGGCCGTCCTCGACGACTACGGGGCCGGGGTCGAGATCGTCGCCGTCCACATCCAGGAGATCACGCCGCCACGGGAGGTCGCCGACGCGTTCCGCGACGTGGCCAGCGCCCGCGAGGACCGGAACCGCATCACCCAGGAGGCCAGCGGGTACGCCAACCGCGTCGTGCCGATGGCCCGGGGCGAGGCGCAGGAGCTTATCACGGCCGCCGAGGGATACAGGACCGAGAAGTCGAAGTCGGCCGAGGGTGAAGCGGCCCGTTTCACCAGCATGCTTCAGGAATACCGGAAGGCGCAGGGCGCGACGCGCGAGCGGCTCTATCTGGAGATCATGGAGGAGGTTCTCGCGACCGCGCGGAAGCACATCATCGACGCAGATGCCGGCGAGGCGAAGCTCGACCTCAGGTTCCTGTCGGAGCGTGAATGACGCGGTTCTCCGGCGGAACCGGGCCCGTTCGCCGACAGCGCGAAGAGGCGTTGCGAGCGTGCTTGACGGACCCGTTTCCGCTTGACACTCGACACACGTAAA contains:
- the hflK gene encoding FtsH protease activity modulator HflK, encoding MDRVERTALISILINVGLVFLKVGLAALSGSIALLADAWHSGSDVAASGLVWAGARISRRDGRRHLAVVENIVGVVIALLIFYAAFGIFRRVSTLATASVTNLPIAIGGSLFAALVSYFAAQYKLFVGRETESVSLMADGYHSRMDTLTTGAVVVGLMGQAIGVRLDPIAAAVVAIFVVESGIVILLSAVGGLRMGTIAQSTPVVAIAHSAPVRAIGAGLEAIGLAAFGRYLGRAAREPGKRWRLVVTIGGIVVAVWCLSGIYFIGPGRVGVVTRWGRALPESVEPGAHLKAPWPVDRVTRVELRKPRRVEVGFRTRENPREVSEVAAEFYATLWESRHAAGTYEKVPEEALRLTGDENIVDLNAVVFYRVADARAFLYSVASTDDLVRYATESVITHIVGRLPLEEVLTMRRSSLEEEVATEVQRFLDREGAGVRIVSTRLQDMHPPLEVVPSFRDISSAREDKNKTINEAHAYANQLVPRARGEAEKLIREAEAYRLERVEKAKGDADRIIAMAEAYRNGRDVTRTRLYLETMEEILAGIEKFFVSEDVELRGYDIRVFDKGLANEATISE
- the hflC gene encoding protease modulator HflC, with amino-acid sequence MKRQHYVLIAVLVLAALFVRSAIFVVDETRTAIVTQFGSPVGVVTESGLHWKVPQPIQAVRFFDDRLLVYDPKPTEFLTNDKKNIVVDAFVAWRIEDPRRFLETVTDRAGAEVRMADIVASELGAALGRYPLRALITTDPDSMRIAEIMSVVTERVRSSASTGFGIGVAEVRTKRLAFPEQNKQSVFDRMRAERERIAKRYRSEGEEEAIKIRAEADKERQEIMAEAYRQAETIRGEGDAEAMAIYAKAYGADPEFYEFLRTLESYRRIVDGKTTIILSSDSDLLKLMNRKSE
- the hflK gene encoding FtsH protease activity modulator HflK, coding for MTEWTERPPGGGPEDERGTVRADMRAGLPKVGRLARWLVLAAVVMYVLSGIYVVEPDERGVVKRFGRVIADDIVPGIHYRIPWPVDTVETPQTTSIKRMSVGYKIVDQIRGLRPEPREAQFLTGDTNIIEVQLLIQYVLKDPSSFLYDVEEPHWLIRKVGESVLTKELATHGVDEVLTVAKVEIAQSVKAQSQAVLDDYGAGVEIVAVHIQEITPPREVADAFRDVASAREDRNRITQEASGYANRVVPMARGEAQELITAAEGYRTEKSKSAEGEAARFTSMLQEYRKAQGATRERLYLEIMEEVLATARKHIIDADAGEAKLDLRFLSERE